In Glandiceps talaboti chromosome 16, keGlaTala1.1, whole genome shotgun sequence, a single window of DNA contains:
- the LOC144447506 gene encoding kelch-like protein 41 — protein sequence MDQFLVENSSSIDASPPEVSPRFDRGEFQNKKHAQLLMEGLHELFESQQFFDVTLVIESRRFACHRNILSACSSYFKAMFTNDLAESRQNQIVICNVNPQAVQLILNYIYSSKLKITEENVQSLLSAAHLFQIQAIVDACCRFMENHLHPTNCIGVYHFADTYTCNGLKNTANSFLNDNFKDVCKQDEFMQLSGEELIEIISREELNVITEEEVFEAAMTWIKYDIENRSQFLYRILCKVRLALIDSNYFQCKIQCNQLIANNDDCQYLVQNVRRLHLSPEKSSQDTDLNATPRSGMWTEEMIVCVGMDCGNEKSRTQVRLYDPRTNRWHAVQPLPNPLGLPACTSTSDHVIYVAGGILYPWEDPTELCYCYDHKQDKWLQRSPLHEPRSYFTLASVKGLVYAIGGLNTLSDNGNVVVSSVECYNPVRNEWQFVSPLPEPVYGHTSVVHNGLIYVIGGVRTGTLITPKVMRYDPQKNVWKEMAPLKNARALCSATVRDDTILVVGGLDRVSRWNTIESPAMCLSSYESYNIKDNVWTEHQHISGAGLFFPVVVSVNGNTYAFQNGLGADGNDIMLVWDDESSTWVYHDSVLPTEDCRFGVTVSRFLKRQKDTASRKKLNISH from the coding sequence ATGGATCAGTTTCTTGTTGAAAACAGTTCCTCAATTGATGCCAGCCCTCCAGAAGTCAGTCCCAGATTTGATAGGGGAGAGTTCCAGAATAAAAAGCATGCTCAGCTACTAATGGAAGGACTACATGAATTATTTGAAAGCCAACAGTTTTTCGATGTGACTTTGGTTATTGAAAGCAGAAGATTTGCATGTCATCGTAACATCCTGTCTGCATGCAGTTCATACTTCAAAGCCATGTTTACAAATGACTTAGCTGAAAGTCGACAAAAtcaaattgtaatatgtaatgtgAATCCACAGGCAGTGCAGCTCATACTGAATTACATTTACTCATCGAAATTAAAAATTACTGAAGAAAATGTGCAGTCACTGCTCTCAGCAGCACATCTATTTCAGATACAGGCCATTGTTGATGCTTGCTGTAGATTCATGGAAAACCACCTCCATCCAACAAACTGTATCGGAGTCTATCACTTTGCCGATACTTATACCTGCAATGGTTTGAAAAACACTGCAAATTCATTCCTGAATGATAACTTTAAAGATGTCTGCAAACAGGATGAATTTATGCAGCTCTCTGGTGAAGAACTAATAGAGATCATTTCAAGAGAAGAACTCAATGTTATCACAGAAGAAGAAGTGTTTGAAGCTGCCATGACTTGGATTAAGTATGACATTGAGAATAGAAGTCAGTTTCTGTACCGCATTTTATGTAAAGTACGGCTTGCATTGATTGATAGCAATTATTTCCAGTGTAAAATTCAGTGCAACCAGTTGATAGCCAATAATGATGATTGTCAGTATCTAGTACAGAATGTAAGGAGGCTGCATCTCTCACCAGAAAAGAGTTCTCAGGATACAGATTTGAATGCCACACCTAGATCTGGTATGTGGACTGAGGAGATGATAGTATGCGTTGGAATGGATTGCGGTAATGAAAAGAGTCGCACTCAGGTTCGGTTATATGATCCAAGAACAAATCGGTGGCATGCTGTTCAGCCACTGCCAAATCCCCTTGGACTGCCTGCATGTACCAGTAcatctgatcatgtgatttatGTGGCAGGAGGGATTCTATACCCATGGGAAGATCCAACAGAGCTGTGTTATTGCTATGATCACAAGCAAGATAAGTGGCTACAGAGAAGTCCACTGCATGAACCAAGGTCCTACTTCACATTGGCATCTGTCAAAGGACTTGTTTATGCCATTGGGGGTTTGAATACATTGAGTGATAACGGGAATGTTGTAGTATCATCAGTCGAATGCTATAATCCAGTACGAAATGAATGGCAGTTCGTATCGCCACTACCTGAACCTGTCTATGGCCACACCTCAGTTGTGCACAATGGACTGATCTATGTCATAGGTGGTGTCAGAACTGGAACTCTGATTACCCCAAAAGTCATGCGCTATGACCCCCAGAAGAATGTATGGAAGGAAATGGCACCTCTAAAGAATGCAAGGGCTCTTTGCAGTGCAACTGTAAGAGATGATACCATTTTGGTTGTAGGTGGGTTAGATCGAGTGTCAAGGTGGAACACTATCGAATCCCCTGCAATGTGCTTGTCTAGCTATGAAAGCTACAACATCAAAGACAATGTATGGACAGAACACCAACATATCAGTGGTGCCGGACTGTTCTTTCCAGTGGTTGTATCTGTAAATGGCAATACCTATGCATTTCAGAATGGTCTTGGAGCAGATGGCAATGATATAATGTTGGTATGGGATGATGAAAGCAGCACATGGGTTTACCATGACAGTGTCCTTCCCACAGAAGACTGTCGGTTTGGTGTCACTGTTTCCAGGTTCTTGAAACGACAAAAAGACACTGCATCAAGaaagaaattaaatatttcacaCTGA
- the LOC144447345 gene encoding kelch repeat and BTB domain-containing protein 8-like, with protein MYHNRPSSIIKYKVSRNIGHPETVKIRSVRRLLGGSGGDGDDQPSENREPPPSPKVIKRRSQAERDRAELQELIAASSHSPKLKRKSLTKPLNFNFAQDPGDLEDYGGGATNAYVTWNLRQQEIARTAERELRESRETPRERDRSLYSQLSTEKLDNTPSVFVSPAKSSTTNPKKTSDNVYDYFPDVHNFIDVQHLPNVLSGLKEMYEDQDLVDVKLLVDRDEYPCHRVVLAASSPYFRAMFTHDVTESRKDQIRINGVESESMRLIIQYAYTSEVEINVENVQGLMLASNMFQLLNLRDACAAYMERHVTLTNCINIYFFASAHECGKLQDLARKLIYDKFNDVCKEEEFYNLGKEKLIDLISRDEINVDREEVVYEAVMTWVKRELEARKDDLMDVIKHVRFALLSPYFIHDCLERERLIYSHKPCQQLFEEALQYHLLKDRRPNLKLLSNMNTNTRRGMPFRDMVMFMTRNEISDFSIGNDNYRLRTLPDFLEHPETVVMGENQIFAAGKQHLDFSTRRMHTRRGGGLYQYDLFEKKWLSRAPMSYARTHFRLVAIDGLIYAVGGMGADGVLSSVEVYTPQTNSWRLIAPLPHALRGHCVVAFSGQLYVLGGECEDTILDSSLCYNPRTDAWSNTANMILPRCSAGVAVFNQEIYVVGGTVGLMSDKIPDNMLKSVEIYNPSKNEWRFGPELPEGRCNCQMVTYSSALYCMSGETGDEEVENRIWKLESEKSGWVDDRVNWPNVTPPYNCVVGRMIRDSS; from the coding sequence ATGTACCATAACCGACCATCATCCATCATCAAATACAAAGTTTCCCGGAACATTGGTCATCCAGAAACAGTCAAAATTCGGTCAGTAAGAAGACTACTTGGAGGCTCCGGTGGTGATGGAGATGACCAGCCATCGGAGAACCGGGAACCTCCCCCAAGTCCAAAAGTAATTAAGCGACGGTCCCAAGCAGAACGAGACCGAGCTGAGTTACAAGAGCTTATTGCTGCATCCTCGCATAGTCCAAAGTTGAAAAGGAAGTCTCTTACTAAACCACTCAACTTCAACTTTGCACAAGACCCTGGTGATCTAGAAGATTATGGTGGTGGTGCTACTAATGCCTACGTAACTTGGAATTTACGACAACAAGAAATAGCGAGAACAGCAGAGCGCGAGTTACGAGAATCCCGTGAGACACCAAGAGAGAGAGATAGGTCCTTGTATTCACAATTATCAACAGAAAAATTAGACAACACACCATCGGTGTTTGTTTCACCTGCAAAATCATCAACTACAAATCCTAAAAAGACGTCCGACAATGTCTACGACTATTTCCCTGATGTACACAATTTCATTGATGTTCAGCATCTGCCTAACGTTTTGTCAGGACTTAAAGAAATGTATGAAGATCAAGATTTAGTCGATGTCAAGCTGTTAGTAGATAGAGATGAGTACCCTTGTCATCGTGTGGTGCTTGCAGCCAGCAGTCCATACTTCAGGGCAATGTTCACTCATGATGTTACAGAGAGTCGCAAAGACCAAATTCGCATAAATGGGGTTGAATCAGAATCAATGCGGTTGATCATCCAGTACGCATACACTTCAGAAGTAGAAATCAACGTTGAAAATGTTCAAGGCTTGATGTTAGCATCTAACATGTTTCAGTTGCTGAATCTTCGTGATGCCTGTGCAGCGTACATGGAGCGCCATGTCACACTGACTAATTGTATCAATATCTATTTCTTTGCGTCTGCACATGAATGTGGCAAACTACAAGATCTTGCGAGGAAACTCATCTATGACAAGTTCAATGACGTCTGCAAAGAAGAAGAGTTCTACAATCTGGGCAAAGAAAAGTTGATTGATCTTATATCAAGAGATGAAATCAATGTGGATAGAGAAGAAGTAGTGTATGAAGCAGTCATGACGTGGGTGAAACGTGAATTGGAAGCCAGAAAAGATGACCTGATGGATGTGATAAAGCATGTGCGGTTTGCATTACTGAGTCCATACTTCATCCATGATTGTCTGGAACGAGAGCGCCTCATATACTCCCACAAACCCTGCCAGCAGCTTTTTGAAGAAGCACTCCAGTATCACCTACTGAAAGATCGACGCCCCAATCTCAAACTACTGAGCAACATGAACACAAACACACGACGAGGAATGCCATTCAGAGATATGGTGATGTTCATGACAAGAAACGAGATATCAGACTTTTCTATTGGTAATGATAACTATCGCCTGAGAACACTGCCAGATTTCCTAGAGCATCCAGAAACTGTTGTCATGGGAGAAAATCAGATCTTTGCTGCAGGGAAGCAGCATTTGGATTTCAGCACCCGTCGCATGCACACACGTAGAGGGGGAGGTCTATACCAGTATGACCTGTTTGAGAAGAAGTGGCTGTCTCGTGCTCCCATGTCATATGCTCGCACGCACTTCCGACTTGTGGCTATCGATGGTCTGATATATGCAGTAGGAGGGATGGGTGCCGATGGGGTGTTATCCAGTGTTGAAGTTTATACGCCACAGACGAATTCCTGGCGTCTAATAGCACCATTACCACATGCTTTACGAGGGCATTGTGTTGTTGCATTTAGTGGGCAGTTATATGTCTTAGGTGGAGAGTGTGAAGACACAATACTGGATTCCTCCCTGTGCTACAACCCAAGGACTGATGCCTGGTCCAATACAGCAAATATGATACTCCCAAGATGCAGTGCTGGCGTTGCTGTCTTCAACCAAGAGATCTACGTGGTAGGGGGTACAGTTGGGTTGATGAGTGACAAGATACCTGACAACATGCTGAAATCGGTGGAAATCTACAACCCAAGTAAGAACGAGTGGAGATTTGGCCCAGAGTTACCAGAAGGAAGATGTAACTGCCAGATGGTCACCTACAGCAGTGCCTTATATTGCATGAGTGGAGAAACAGGAGATGAAGAAGTTGAAAACAGAATATGGAAACTGGAATCTGAGAAGTCTGGCTGGGTAGATGACCGGGTCAATTGGCCAAATGTTACACCACCGTATAATTGTGTTGTTGGTAGAATGATCAGAGACTCCTCATGA